In uncultured Draconibacterium sp., one genomic interval encodes:
- a CDS encoding PAS domain-containing sensor histidine kinase, giving the protein MLKRIYKILAEKFWAAKTDNEKRQLFQLLLFWGVAGVLSLFFTTRELILSAPKNDLVGYLLLLSVSILAIVCTFNAKKNCATNVIFSLPVFIYAYYISDLTQHAPLIETVHLSVWWLMAGLVFLYYFSMMEFRVILYFFVSLALICFQLFKAGHLSDAFSYFDPFASNPILIFTAFFLVTFYLRKKLITNIEALTEEIESKNEAVNRVLQNTSFLIARLRAVRDEDGNITNLVVEKINNAFEAAFKRNLYEVQEQEAEYVFDLIFKGRFDVNKTVLFNKKSVTEFYANDLDKWYKIQVINPSYNSYYLVFEDISKIKKQIADLEASKRRYKVLLEAIPDIFFVIDKDGIYEDFVIKEGDLFKIEDSNIIGSSIFNAGFPDKMANKIYSCIQHCIKNDSIESIEYSLNTPNGTFMFEMRLAKLNANAVISVARDITKRKTAEFGLEKALVKAEESDRLKSAFLANLSHEIRTPMNIISNFTRMLADDSLDGLERLELTEAITQNGQQLLNMIDNTIHLAKIETENIPVNTAFCKINPLLREIYNAYFAELPDSKDIRISLKTDVATPEFGFSTDRQLLKEVITILVDNAVKYTLNGQVTFGFEMVRNDFVKFYVADTGIGIPEEDNEHIFSRFYRVQNSINQSTSGSGIGLPIAQHYVTLLGGELEFESKVDKGSNFWFTIPFNDGRGYMQIVH; this is encoded by the coding sequence TTGTTAAAAAGAATATATAAAATATTAGCAGAAAAATTCTGGGCTGCTAAAACTGATAATGAAAAAAGGCAGCTTTTTCAGCTTCTATTGTTTTGGGGAGTTGCAGGTGTACTGTCGCTATTTTTTACCACTCGGGAGTTAATACTTTCAGCCCCCAAAAACGATCTGGTGGGTTATCTTCTTCTTCTATCGGTTTCAATTTTAGCAATAGTTTGCACTTTTAATGCAAAAAAGAATTGTGCCACCAATGTTATTTTTTCGTTACCCGTTTTTATCTATGCCTATTACATCTCAGATTTAACACAGCATGCACCATTAATTGAAACAGTACATCTTTCGGTATGGTGGCTAATGGCCGGACTGGTTTTTCTGTACTATTTCTCGATGATGGAATTTCGGGTTATTCTTTACTTTTTTGTATCGTTGGCGCTCATTTGTTTCCAGCTGTTCAAAGCCGGACATTTAAGCGATGCATTTAGCTATTTCGATCCCTTTGCCAGCAACCCGATTTTAATATTCACGGCCTTTTTCCTGGTGACATTCTATCTCCGTAAAAAACTGATTACAAACATCGAAGCTCTTACCGAAGAAATTGAATCCAAAAACGAAGCAGTCAACCGTGTTTTACAAAACACATCGTTCCTTATTGCTCGACTGCGTGCTGTACGTGACGAAGACGGAAATATCACCAACCTGGTGGTTGAAAAAATTAACAACGCATTTGAAGCGGCTTTTAAACGCAATTTATACGAAGTACAGGAGCAGGAAGCAGAATACGTATTCGACCTGATTTTTAAAGGCCGGTTTGATGTAAATAAAACCGTTCTTTTCAACAAAAAGAGTGTTACTGAGTTTTATGCCAATGACCTCGACAAATGGTACAAAATTCAGGTAATAAATCCTTCGTATAATTCGTACTACCTGGTTTTTGAAGACATTAGTAAAATCAAAAAACAGATTGCAGACCTTGAAGCCAGCAAACGACGTTACAAAGTACTGCTTGAAGCAATTCCTGATATTTTCTTTGTAATTGATAAGGACGGTATTTACGAAGACTTTGTAATTAAAGAAGGCGACCTGTTTAAGATTGAAGACTCGAATATTATTGGCAGCTCTATTTTTAACGCCGGATTCCCGGATAAAATGGCCAATAAAATTTACTCCTGTATTCAGCACTGTATAAAAAACGATTCGATTGAAAGTATTGAATATTCGTTAAATACACCAAACGGAACATTTATGTTCGAAATGAGGCTGGCCAAACTAAATGCCAACGCCGTAATTTCGGTAGCACGTGATATTACCAAACGCAAAACAGCTGAATTCGGTCTGGAAAAAGCGCTCGTGAAAGCGGAAGAATCGGATCGGTTAAAATCGGCTTTCCTCGCCAATCTGTCGCACGAGATTCGTACACCAATGAACATTATCTCCAACTTTACGCGGATGTTGGCCGACGATTCGCTCGACGGACTGGAACGACTGGAACTCACCGAAGCCATCACACAAAACGGTCAGCAGTTACTGAATATGATCGACAATACCATTCACCTTGCAAAAATTGAAACAGAGAATATTCCGGTTAATACGGCTTTCTGCAAAATAAATCCGCTGCTTCGCGAAATTTACAATGCCTATTTTGCCGAACTTCCCGATAGCAAGGATATTCGTATCAGCTTGAAAACAGACGTTGCTACCCCTGAATTTGGCTTTTCAACCGATCGTCAACTGCTTAAAGAAGTGATTACAATTTTGGTTGACAATGCCGTGAAATACACTTTAAACGGACAGGTTACTTTCGGTTTTGAGATGGTACGCAACGACTTTGTGAAATTTTATGTTGCCGATACGGGAATTGGTATTCCTGAGGAAGATAACGAACACATTTTTAGCCGTTTTTACCGTGTACAGAATTCCATCAACCAGTCTACTTCAGGATCCGGAATTGGACTGCCAATTGCCCAGCATTATGTAACACTGTTGGGTGGAGAGCTCGAATTTGAATCGAAAGTTGATAAAGGAAGTAATTTCTGGTTTACGATACCTTTTAATGATGGTCGCGGTTATATGCAAATCGTTCACTAA
- the pruA gene encoding L-glutamate gamma-semialdehyde dehydrogenase: protein MPKGIYNVPVAKNEPVLSYAPGSPERAELQAKLQELRSEELDQPMIIGGKEVYTDRKVRMFPPHEIAHTLGYYNQGDASHVEMAIDAALAAREEWANLSWQHRASIFLKAADLLAGPYRAKINAASMLGQSKNAFQAEIDAACEFADFLRFGVQVMTEIYKIQPESAKGIWNYNEYRPLEGFIYALTPFNFTSIAGNLPAAPAMMGNVAVWKPSKTAVYSAGVIMEIFKEAGLPDGVINLVYASGPVAADTVLTHPDFAGIHFTGSTAVFQSIWKTIGENIYKYKSYPRIVGETGGKDFIFADPTAKKRELAIAMLRGAFEYQGQKCSAASRCYVPASIWPEVKEIFGAELATVKMGPVEDFTNFVNAVIDESSFDKLKGFIDRAKEDEDAEVIFGGNCDKSVGYFVEPTVILAKKPDYITMKEELFGPVLTVYVYEDEDMDATLDLVDTTSIYALTGAVWSQSRYNIEKIAKRLENCAGNFYINDKPTGAVVGQQPFGGARGSGTDDKAGSIFNMLRWTAIRTIKENFVPPVDYTYPNFQPDNE, encoded by the coding sequence ATGCCAAAAGGAATTTACAACGTTCCGGTTGCTAAAAACGAACCGGTTTTAAGTTATGCTCCGGGATCTCCGGAAAGAGCAGAGCTGCAGGCTAAATTGCAGGAGTTGCGCTCGGAAGAACTCGATCAGCCAATGATTATTGGTGGAAAAGAAGTTTATACCGACAGAAAAGTAAGAATGTTTCCACCTCACGAAATTGCGCATACTTTAGGATATTATAACCAGGGCGATGCCAGCCACGTTGAAATGGCTATTGATGCTGCTTTGGCAGCCAGAGAAGAATGGGCAAACCTGTCGTGGCAACACCGCGCTTCAATTTTCCTGAAAGCGGCCGATCTTTTGGCAGGCCCATATCGTGCAAAAATCAATGCTGCATCGATGTTGGGACAATCAAAAAATGCTTTCCAGGCAGAAATTGATGCGGCTTGCGAGTTCGCAGACTTTTTACGTTTTGGCGTTCAGGTAATGACTGAGATTTACAAAATCCAGCCCGAGTCGGCAAAAGGTATCTGGAACTATAACGAATATCGTCCGTTGGAAGGTTTTATTTATGCCTTAACACCATTCAACTTTACATCAATCGCCGGAAACCTTCCTGCAGCACCTGCTATGATGGGTAATGTTGCTGTTTGGAAACCATCGAAAACTGCTGTTTATTCAGCTGGCGTAATCATGGAGATCTTTAAAGAAGCCGGTTTACCTGATGGTGTTATCAACCTGGTTTATGCTTCAGGTCCTGTTGCTGCCGATACTGTGCTTACTCACCCTGATTTTGCCGGAATTCACTTCACCGGTTCAACAGCTGTATTCCAAAGCATATGGAAAACCATCGGCGAGAACATTTACAAATACAAATCATATCCGCGTATTGTAGGTGAAACTGGTGGTAAAGACTTCATTTTTGCTGATCCTACAGCTAAAAAACGCGAACTGGCCATTGCAATGTTGCGTGGTGCTTTCGAATACCAGGGGCAAAAATGTTCTGCAGCTTCAAGATGTTACGTTCCTGCAAGTATCTGGCCGGAGGTAAAAGAGATTTTTGGAGCCGAACTGGCTACCGTAAAAATGGGACCGGTTGAAGATTTCACCAACTTCGTAAATGCCGTTATCGACGAATCGTCGTTTGATAAACTGAAAGGTTTTATCGATCGTGCAAAAGAAGACGAAGATGCAGAAGTTATCTTTGGCGGAAACTGTGATAAATCAGTTGGTTATTTTGTTGAGCCAACAGTTATTCTGGCTAAAAAACCAGATTACATTACCATGAAAGAAGAGTTGTTTGGTCCGGTTCTTACTGTCTACGTTTACGAAGACGAAGATATGGATGCAACACTTGACCTTGTTGATACAACTTCGATTTATGCACTTACTGGTGCTGTTTGGTCGCAAAGCCGTTACAACATTGAGAAGATTGCCAAACGTTTGGAGAACTGTGCCGGCAACTTCTACATTAACGACAAGCCAACAGGTGCTGTTGTTGGTCAGCAGCCATTTGGAGGCGCTCGTGGTTCGGGTACCGACGATAAAGCAGGTTCTATCTTCAATATGCTTCGTTGGACTGCAATCCGCACTATCAAAGAAAACTTTGTACCACCGGTAGATTATACTTATCCGAACTTTCAGCCGGATAATGAATAA
- a CDS encoding septum formation initiator family protein, with translation MNKEIFKSGIFKSIGNKFVIAFILFAVWIIFFDENSIVSHVKSKRQLNELKQQKEYYQERIASDRQKLQDLNKGKEELEKFAREQYQMSKPDEDVFIIVEEE, from the coding sequence ATGAACAAGGAAATATTTAAATCCGGAATTTTCAAAAGCATCGGTAATAAGTTTGTTATCGCCTTTATTCTTTTTGCTGTCTGGATTATATTCTTTGATGAAAACAGCATTGTTTCTCATGTGAAAAGCAAGCGCCAGCTAAACGAGTTGAAACAACAAAAAGAGTATTACCAGGAACGTATTGCCTCCGACAGGCAAAAGCTTCAGGACCTGAATAAAGGAAAAGAAGAACTGGAAAAATTTGCCCGGGAACAGTACCAGATGTCGAAACCGGACGAGGATGTTTTTATTATTGTTGAAGAAGAGTAG
- a CDS encoding YqgE/AlgH family protein has product MNENLDIFRIKSNNVAPQKGRILIAEPFLAGNYFNRSVVFLVAYSKKGAVGFILNKKVDFPVQDAFPDFPDFNADVYLGGPVSTDSVYFIHKLGDKLPGSIHVLGDLYWGGDFEVLKRDIRSGKINTSDIRFFLGYSGWDGGQLEAELKEDSWLVTDVDQNEVMKDLSESSWFDFVKKAGNRYSVWENFPENPALN; this is encoded by the coding sequence ATGAATGAGAATCTTGACATATTCAGAATAAAATCGAACAACGTTGCACCACAAAAGGGACGAATATTGATTGCTGAACCATTTTTGGCCGGTAATTATTTCAACCGTTCTGTGGTATTTTTAGTTGCCTACAGCAAAAAAGGCGCGGTGGGTTTTATTTTGAATAAAAAGGTAGATTTTCCTGTGCAAGATGCTTTCCCTGACTTTCCTGATTTTAATGCCGATGTTTATTTAGGTGGTCCGGTTTCTACCGATTCAGTTTATTTTATACATAAACTGGGCGATAAGCTGCCCGGCAGTATTCATGTGTTGGGCGACTTGTATTGGGGAGGCGATTTTGAGGTGTTAAAGAGAGACATTCGCAGCGGAAAAATAAATACTTCAGATATCCGGTTTTTCCTTGGCTATTCAGGCTGGGATGGTGGTCAGTTAGAAGCTGAATTAAAGGAAGATTCATGGCTGGTAACCGATGTCGATCAGAACGAAGTAATGAAAGATTTGAGTGAATCTTCGTGGTTCGATTTTGTGAAAAAAGCCGGTAACCGTTATTCGGTGTGGGAAAATTTTCCTGAGAATCCCGCGCTTAACTAA
- a CDS encoding aminotransferase class IV, with protein sequence MAYLLANSHILKETEVNLTPFLLNTPDVYKHNIWFGFGGIPLLDENIDILEIELKILGQDLPNLFKNRRELFRLLKRMLNKNRFFRTGLITFQFFIAEEKMEYLVTCKAFEDFDFQINAQGFLIDISEMKLLSHSQNNNSRFGKSTFWKQVGAEFMDNTNPAAVILNEKHVICEGIAANIFMVKENVLYTPSIKTGCYTDVIRAEIIRFANEINIKVVETDDLESKHLLQMDEIFFASEMKGIQWVLGFENRRYVHQYTDRIYAALNQFLKRKTENQK encoded by the coding sequence ATGGCCTACCTGCTGGCAAATAGTCACATTCTAAAAGAAACTGAAGTCAACCTTACTCCTTTTCTGTTAAACACGCCCGATGTGTATAAACACAACATTTGGTTTGGTTTTGGCGGCATTCCGCTGCTCGACGAAAACATCGATATTCTGGAAATCGAACTAAAAATACTTGGTCAGGATCTTCCAAATCTGTTTAAAAACCGTCGGGAATTGTTCAGACTGCTAAAACGGATGCTGAATAAGAACCGTTTCTTCCGAACAGGCCTTATTACATTTCAGTTCTTTATCGCTGAAGAAAAAATGGAGTACCTGGTTACCTGTAAAGCTTTCGAAGATTTCGATTTCCAAATAAATGCGCAAGGATTTCTTATCGATATTTCAGAAATGAAATTGTTAAGTCATTCGCAAAACAACAACTCGCGATTTGGTAAATCAACATTTTGGAAACAGGTCGGTGCAGAATTTATGGATAACACAAATCCTGCAGCAGTTATTCTAAATGAAAAGCATGTGATTTGCGAAGGCATCGCTGCCAATATTTTTATGGTGAAAGAGAATGTACTTTATACGCCGTCAATAAAAACGGGTTGCTACACCGATGTAATTCGTGCGGAAATTATTCGATTTGCGAATGAAATAAACATAAAAGTGGTAGAAACCGATGATTTGGAAAGCAAACACCTGCTGCAAATGGATGAAATATTCTTTGCCTCTGAAATGAAAGGAATACAATGGGTTTTGGGATTTGAGAACCGCAGATACGTGCATCAATACACCGACCGGATTTATGCTGCTTTAAATCAATTTCTAAAAAGGAAAACTGAAAATCAGAAATGA
- a CDS encoding rhomboid family intramembrane serine protease gives MIVWFIIGVTAVISYIAFQNRELSAKLQFNAAQIIHRNEYYRLVSHAFVHANWSHLWVNMLVLYFFGRNTVVYFDHYFGNKATAYFLLLYFGGILASNIWSLIKHKNNYYYNAVGASGAVSAVLFATIFFQPWEPLYLFAVIPIPGILFAAGYLFYSYQMSKRQSDNVAHDAHFLGAVFGFIFPILLKPDLFTRFIDNLFSFL, from the coding sequence ATGATAGTTTGGTTCATCATCGGCGTAACTGCCGTTATTTCATACATTGCCTTTCAAAACCGCGAGTTATCGGCAAAGTTGCAATTTAATGCGGCGCAAATTATCCACCGTAACGAATACTATCGTTTAGTGAGCCACGCCTTTGTTCATGCCAACTGGTCGCATTTGTGGGTAAACATGCTGGTGCTCTATTTTTTCGGACGAAATACCGTGGTTTACTTCGACCATTATTTTGGCAATAAAGCAACAGCCTATTTTTTACTTCTGTATTTCGGCGGGATTCTGGCCTCCAATATCTGGAGCCTGATAAAACATAAAAACAACTATTACTACAACGCAGTTGGCGCTTCGGGTGCTGTTTCTGCGGTGTTGTTTGCAACTATATTTTTCCAGCCCTGGGAGCCCTTGTATTTATTTGCAGTTATTCCTATTCCGGGTATTCTGTTTGCCGCCGGGTACCTTTTTTACTCCTACCAAATGAGTAAACGACAATCGGACAATGTTGCTCATGATGCTCACTTTTTAGGAGCCGTTTTCGGTTTTATTTTTCCAATTTTGTTAAAGCCCGATTTATTCACCCGCTTTATCGACAATTTGTTTTCGTTCCTGTAG
- the holA gene encoding DNA polymerase III subunit delta, translating into MDYSDILQNLKKGIYHPIYLLQGEEAYFIDELSDYIEDNVLTDAEKGFNQTIFYGKDSDPVTIVEASFRFPMMASKQVIIVKEAQSLSKIDTLTSYAEKPLASTILVLAYKYKNLDSRTKLAKAIKKNGVLFTSKKLYENKIPGWIDGFLRTHNYTITPQAALLLTSYLGTDLSKIANELNKLVIAVKDTTKITPEHIEKNIGLSKEFNILELQNALGEKNVLKANRIINYFGSNPTLNPIQKTVAGLYFYFSKLFTYHFLKDKSERNVAAELRVHPFFVKEYVSAAKRYSPTKLYEIMGILREYDMKSKGFNVSTMVETGDLQKEMIYKILH; encoded by the coding sequence ATGGATTATAGCGACATACTGCAAAACCTGAAAAAAGGCATCTACCATCCTATTTATTTGCTTCAGGGTGAAGAAGCTTATTTTATCGATGAGCTATCGGATTATATTGAAGACAATGTGCTGACTGATGCTGAAAAAGGATTTAACCAAACCATATTTTATGGAAAAGATTCGGATCCGGTTACCATAGTAGAAGCATCGTTCCGCTTCCCGATGATGGCCAGCAAACAGGTGATTATTGTGAAAGAAGCGCAAAGCCTGAGCAAAATCGACACGCTTACTTCGTATGCAGAAAAGCCGCTGGCTTCAACTATTTTGGTGTTGGCTTATAAGTATAAAAACCTCGATTCGAGAACAAAACTGGCCAAAGCCATTAAAAAGAACGGCGTACTATTTACCTCAAAGAAATTGTACGAAAACAAAATTCCGGGCTGGATCGATGGTTTTTTGAGAACCCACAATTACACCATAACGCCGCAAGCCGCTTTATTGCTCACTTCGTATTTGGGAACGGATTTAAGCAAAATTGCCAACGAATTAAACAAACTGGTAATTGCAGTAAAAGACACCACCAAAATCACTCCCGAACATATTGAGAAGAATATCGGGCTGAGCAAAGAGTTTAACATTCTTGAGCTTCAGAATGCATTGGGAGAAAAGAATGTGCTAAAAGCTAATCGTATCATCAATTATTTTGGATCTAACCCAACATTAAATCCGATACAGAAAACCGTTGCCGGGCTGTATTTCTACTTTTCAAAACTGTTTACCTATCATTTCCTAAAAGACAAATCGGAACGAAATGTTGCTGCCGAACTTCGCGTTCATCCATTTTTTGTAAAAGAGTACGTTTCAGCAGCCAAGCGCTACTCTCCAACCAAGCTTTACGAAATAATGGGTATTTTGCGTGAATACGACATGAAAAGTAAGGGTTTTAACGTATCAACAATGGTTGAAACCGGAGACTTGCAAAAAGAAATGATTTATAAAATTTTACACTAA
- a CDS encoding AMP nucleosidase, which translates to MKTKKEIVDNWLPRYTGKKLDEIGQYILLTNFQDYVDRFARKFEVPVEGTDKNMPNATAEGITMINFGMGSPNAATVMDLLSAIHPKAVLFLGKCGGLKKKNQLGDFILPIAAIRGDGTSADYLPPEVPALPAFNLQRAVSHILRNSEQDYWTGVVLTTNRRVWEFDNRFKKYLKKTRAMAIDMETATLFTVGFANQIPTGVLLLVSDQPMISTGVKTDKSDQYVSSSYVERHIQAGIDALLEIKNHGLSVKHLRF; encoded by the coding sequence ATGAAGACGAAAAAAGAAATTGTTGACAACTGGCTACCGCGATATACCGGCAAAAAACTAGACGAAATTGGCCAGTATATTTTGCTCACTAATTTTCAGGATTACGTGGATCGCTTTGCACGTAAATTTGAGGTTCCGGTTGAAGGGACTGATAAAAATATGCCCAATGCAACTGCCGAAGGCATTACCATGATCAACTTTGGAATGGGAAGCCCTAACGCGGCCACCGTGATGGACTTACTTAGTGCAATTCACCCAAAAGCTGTTTTGTTTCTGGGAAAATGTGGTGGTTTAAAAAAGAAAAATCAGTTGGGAGATTTTATCCTTCCCATTGCTGCCATCCGTGGCGACGGAACATCGGCAGATTATCTGCCACCGGAAGTACCTGCATTACCTGCATTTAACCTACAACGTGCGGTTTCGCATATTCTCCGAAATTCAGAGCAGGATTACTGGACAGGCGTGGTGTTAACCACCAACCGCAGGGTTTGGGAGTTCGACAACCGGTTTAAAAAATACCTCAAAAAAACAAGGGCAATGGCCATCGACATGGAAACAGCAACCCTGTTTACCGTTGGTTTTGCCAACCAAATACCTACCGGAGTTTTGTTACTGGTATCCGATCAGCCCATGATCTCTACCGGCGTAAAAACCGACAAAAGCGATCAATATGTTTCTTCCTCCTATGTGGAAAGGCATATTCAGGCCGGTATTGATGCCTTGCTGGAAATTAAAAACCACGGACTTTCTGTAAAACATTTACGATTTTAA
- a CDS encoding type I restriction enzyme HsdR N-terminal domain-containing protein translates to MYKLNLPEYTFRTKTENGKTLIFDLIRKKFVVLTPEEWVRQNFIQYLIQERNYPQNLMAVEKQIKVNQQQRRFDLLVYQRNGNPHLIAEFKAPNVKITQNAFDQVVRYNMALRVERVVVSNGMQHFACEIDYEKNSYSFLKEIPTF, encoded by the coding sequence ATGTACAAACTGAATTTGCCGGAATATACTTTCCGAACAAAAACAGAAAATGGTAAAACCTTGATATTTGATTTGATACGGAAAAAATTTGTGGTGTTGACGCCGGAAGAGTGGGTACGCCAGAATTTTATTCAATATTTGATACAGGAACGAAATTATCCGCAGAATTTGATGGCTGTGGAAAAGCAAATTAAGGTAAACCAGCAACAACGCCGTTTCGATTTGCTTGTTTATCAACGTAACGGAAATCCACACCTGATTGCTGAATTTAAGGCTCCTAACGTAAAAATTACGCAGAATGCTTTTGATCAGGTGGTACGTTATAACATGGCTTTACGCGTTGAGAGGGTAGTGGTGTCGAACGGAATGCAGCATTTCGCTTGCGAGATCGACTACGAAAAGAACAGCTATTCTTTTTTGAAAGAAATACCAACATTTTAA
- a CDS encoding GNAT family N-acetyltransferase: MKEKLSFGKIVLRPLEPEDIDLLYQWENNTEIWEVSNTKTPFSKHILAQYLLESAKDIYETKQLRLVIETIESKPVGAIDLFDFEPFHMRAGVGILIHKSDDRKKGYASDALEALSNYSFEFLGLRQLYANITSDNWGSIQLFEKAGFTRSGIKKDWIKTFSGWKDELFYQKFLG, from the coding sequence ATGAAAGAAAAGCTAAGTTTTGGAAAAATAGTTCTCCGGCCCCTTGAACCGGAGGACATAGACCTGTTGTACCAATGGGAAAACAACACCGAGATTTGGGAAGTGAGCAACACCAAAACTCCATTCTCGAAACACATTCTTGCCCAATACCTCTTGGAATCGGCAAAAGATATTTATGAAACCAAACAACTTCGACTGGTAATCGAGACCATCGAAAGCAAACCTGTTGGAGCCATTGATTTATTTGACTTTGAGCCCTTTCACATGCGGGCAGGAGTTGGTATTCTGATACACAAAAGCGATGACCGCAAAAAAGGATACGCCAGCGATGCATTGGAAGCCTTATCCAACTATTCGTTTGAATTTCTGGGATTAAGACAATTGTACGCCAACATCACTTCCGATAATTGGGGAAGCATACAGTTGTTCGAAAAAGCAGGATTTACACGAAGCGGCATCAAAAAAGACTGGATTAAAACTTTCTCCGGCTGGAAAGATGAGCTTTTTTATCAAAAGTTTTTGGGTTAA